The proteins below come from a single Gordonia sp. X0973 genomic window:
- a CDS encoding oxygenase MpaB family protein yields the protein MFDLKQYRTTDYGFFGPDSVSWKLWTHPTAVIGFQRAVVLEHFDPALTAAVADMGGIYEDPQQRLDLTLAYFITVATADSKTAIETSEHLMGIHAKATGIEPITGKRYSANNPASQLWIHLTGWHSVLKCYEMYGPGLSAEEERRYWAECRIAAELQTCDPADVPADRDGVRAYFESVRPSLCVSDRALRGMHYLLRTGGNANWRLRIASRLTAPAAIATLPKWMREMGEFDQPGIVDTGWKLPTRMAVRASSNATVGSLVIAPISPLTSKVLRAHRDAGEPAEPVVLTPSQGRDRYGKLNRRTTSRPA from the coding sequence ATGTTTGATCTCAAGCAATATCGGACCACCGACTACGGGTTCTTCGGCCCCGACTCGGTCTCCTGGAAGCTGTGGACCCACCCGACCGCGGTCATCGGCTTCCAGCGCGCCGTCGTCCTGGAACACTTCGATCCCGCGCTCACCGCCGCCGTCGCCGACATGGGCGGTATCTACGAGGATCCGCAGCAGCGCCTCGACCTGACGCTGGCCTACTTCATCACCGTCGCCACCGCGGACTCGAAGACGGCCATCGAGACCTCCGAGCACCTCATGGGCATCCACGCGAAGGCCACCGGCATCGAACCGATCACCGGCAAGCGCTACTCCGCCAACAACCCCGCGTCGCAGCTGTGGATCCACCTGACCGGCTGGCATTCGGTTCTCAAGTGCTACGAGATGTACGGCCCGGGGCTGAGCGCCGAAGAGGAGCGACGGTACTGGGCCGAGTGCCGCATCGCCGCCGAACTGCAGACCTGCGACCCCGCCGATGTGCCCGCCGACCGCGACGGGGTGCGCGCCTACTTCGAGAGCGTTCGCCCCAGCCTGTGTGTCAGCGACCGCGCCCTGCGCGGCATGCACTACCTGCTGCGGACCGGGGGCAACGCCAACTGGCGCCTGCGGATCGCCAGTCGGCTGACCGCGCCGGCCGCGATCGCGACACTGCCCAAGTGGATGCGTGAGATGGGCGAGTTCGACCAGCCGGGGATCGTCGACACCGGGTGGAAACTGCCGACGCGGATGGCCGTCCGGGCGTCGTCGAATGCCACCGTCGGCTCGCTGGTCATCGCACCGATCTCACCGCTGACGTCGAAGGTTCTCCGCGCACACCGCGACGCCGGGGAGCCGGCCGAACCGGTGGTCCTCACCCCGTCGCAGGGCCGGGACCGGTACGGGAAGCTGAACCGTCGCACGACTTCCCGGCCCGCGTAG
- a CDS encoding TetR/AcrR family transcriptional regulator has protein sequence MTTTTTRRTRAAHLGPERRRPEILDTALRIAVDEGLGSVSIASVAKAMGVTRPVVYSCFSDRVALVSALTDRESAHLLTVVLDSLHSARGDDPEQVFIDGYRALLSAVDSNADAWRLLIGGSPDPETAQTIADYRKVVGDASTRWIAPALAHWWDTKDLERKKPALIELFLSSCEAAMRVLFDPDADLSVDDLAQLYGSMMAAAYRAA, from the coding sequence ATGACCACCACAACGACGCGTCGGACGCGTGCCGCGCACCTCGGCCCGGAGCGCCGTCGGCCGGAGATACTCGACACCGCACTGCGAATCGCCGTCGACGAGGGTCTGGGCTCGGTCAGCATCGCGTCGGTCGCGAAGGCCATGGGCGTGACCAGGCCGGTTGTCTACTCGTGCTTCTCCGACCGTGTCGCGCTCGTGAGCGCGCTGACTGATCGCGAGTCGGCCCATCTGCTCACCGTCGTCCTCGATTCGCTGCATTCGGCGCGGGGCGACGATCCGGAGCAGGTTTTCATCGACGGCTACCGCGCCCTGTTGAGCGCCGTCGACAGCAACGCCGACGCGTGGCGACTCCTCATCGGCGGTAGTCCTGATCCGGAGACCGCCCAGACGATCGCCGACTATCGCAAAGTCGTCGGCGATGCGTCGACGCGCTGGATCGCACCCGCACTCGCGCACTGGTGGGACACGAAAGACCTGGAGCGGAAGAAGCCTGCGCTCATCGAGTTGTTCCTCTCGTCCTGCGAGGCGGCCATGCGAGTCCTCTTCGACCCCGATGCCGATCTCAGCGTCGACGACCTCGCCCAGCTGTACGGCTCCATGATGGCCGCCGCCTATCGGGCTGCGTGA
- a CDS encoding MinD/ParA family protein: MTENHEPTVVSQERPADASAVDLATPPASYQPSVRKRVSPAPEAVVETVEVETVVETIDAPAVAQSTPPEPRREPDSPVPVTHPEPRQAMPAPVTSSGEDPFQALYHRRLGRPFRRLRRQAQPILSETQLDRLNQPIQGDYLVAMLSLKGGVGKTTTTVGLGATFASLRGDRVIAVDANPDLGTLGQRVPQQTDSTVRDLIADRSIERFSDVRAHTSQARSRLEVLASERDPAMAESFSDEEYREATTVLRRYYNIILTDCGTGLSHSVMKGVLALADAVILVTSPALDGARSADATLDWLQAHGYEDLVSNAILVVSHSRPGSKQIAKGRLAGHFLTKCRAVHEIPYDNHLAEGGVVDLDRLQRSTYSAFVSLGMLVADDMARPRRTPQAAR; the protein is encoded by the coding sequence ATGACCGAGAACCACGAACCTACGGTCGTGTCGCAGGAACGTCCCGCCGACGCCTCCGCCGTCGACCTCGCGACACCTCCCGCGTCGTATCAACCGTCGGTCCGAAAGCGCGTGTCACCGGCACCGGAAGCGGTGGTGGAGACGGTCGAGGTGGAAACAGTGGTGGAGACGATCGACGCGCCCGCGGTCGCCCAATCCACGCCGCCCGAACCCCGTCGTGAGCCGGATTCCCCCGTGCCGGTCACCCACCCCGAGCCGCGGCAGGCGATGCCGGCACCCGTCACTTCTTCCGGCGAAGACCCGTTCCAGGCGCTCTACCATCGCCGTCTCGGTCGACCCTTCCGCCGGTTGCGACGTCAGGCGCAGCCGATCCTCTCCGAAACTCAGCTCGACCGGCTGAACCAACCCATTCAGGGCGACTACCTGGTCGCGATGCTCTCCCTGAAAGGCGGCGTCGGCAAGACGACCACCACCGTCGGGCTCGGTGCGACATTCGCCAGCCTGCGCGGCGACCGGGTGATAGCGGTCGACGCCAATCCCGACCTGGGCACGCTGGGACAGCGGGTGCCGCAGCAGACCGACTCGACCGTGCGCGACCTCATCGCGGACCGCTCGATCGAACGGTTCTCCGACGTGCGCGCGCATACCTCGCAGGCCCGGTCGCGGCTCGAGGTGTTGGCGTCCGAGCGGGATCCCGCGATGGCCGAATCCTTCAGCGACGAGGAGTACCGCGAGGCAACCACCGTCCTGCGTCGCTACTACAACATCATCCTCACCGACTGCGGGACCGGCCTGAGCCACTCGGTGATGAAGGGGGTGCTCGCGCTGGCCGACGCCGTCATCCTCGTCACCTCACCCGCCCTGGACGGGGCGCGGAGCGCCGATGCCACCCTCGATTGGCTGCAGGCGCACGGATACGAAGATCTGGTCTCCAACGCGATCCTCGTGGTGAGTCATTCGCGTCCCGGGTCGAAGCAGATCGCCAAGGGTCGGTTGGCCGGGCATTTCCTGACCAAGTGTCGTGCCGTCCACGAGATCCCCTACGACAACCATTTGGCCGAGGGCGGCGTGGTGGACCTCGATCGACTCCAGAGGTCGACCTATTCGGCTTTCGTGTCGCTCGGCATGCTCGTCGCCGACGACATGGCGCGCCCGCGCCGCACTCCTCAGGCCGCTCGGTAG
- a CDS encoding TetR/AcrR family transcriptional regulator codes for MTTTSPSPKIRAAHLGPDRRRPMVLDTALEMVVDEGISAVSIAGIAVRMGVTRPVIYACYPDRASLLNALLDREANTLLTSSLDALHAASGDDPDAAFIAGYRALLDAVSQQPASWRLVFDTSPDAEVASVVANARKVVVDASTRWIIPALRHWWGIDELEQKTPALIELFVSSCEAAVRVMLDPTNDLTVDDLAPLYGRLMSAAYRAA; via the coding sequence GTGACCACGACATCCCCGTCGCCCAAAATCCGCGCCGCACACCTCGGGCCGGATCGTCGGCGGCCGATGGTGCTGGACACGGCGCTGGAGATGGTCGTCGACGAGGGCATCTCGGCCGTCAGCATCGCCGGCATCGCGGTGCGGATGGGTGTGACACGACCGGTGATCTACGCCTGCTATCCCGACCGTGCATCGCTGCTGAACGCCCTGCTCGACCGAGAGGCGAACACGCTGCTCACCTCGTCGCTCGACGCCTTGCACGCCGCCTCCGGCGACGACCCGGACGCCGCTTTCATCGCCGGCTACCGTGCGCTGCTGGACGCGGTGTCGCAGCAGCCGGCGTCGTGGCGGCTCGTCTTCGACACCAGCCCCGACGCCGAGGTGGCCAGCGTCGTCGCGAACGCCCGCAAGGTCGTCGTCGACGCGTCGACCCGGTGGATCATCCCGGCGCTGAGGCACTGGTGGGGTATCGACGAACTCGAGCAGAAGACCCCGGCGCTCATCGAACTGTTCGTCTCGTCCTGCGAGGCGGCCGTGCGCGTGATGCTCGACCCGACCAACGACCTCACCGTCGACGATCTCGCGCCCCTCTACGGACGCCTGATGTCGGCCGCCTACCGAGCGGCCTGA
- a CDS encoding PE family protein — protein sequence MANIGKRRAQVIAAAAGISIVLLGGGHGSANADPSTSGPGSFGGGGGQFGGGASPDSGGGMSGGAGGSLWSPPAPQAPIQQAPIQQAPIQQAPAPAVPAPAQQDPIVPPPVVPQAPVDPPVSSVQPDANPPQNVAPVYPAPGTPAPAVPKTNVVPRSPLPSTGLPGQPLGSTNPAQPGLGQVPGTPSTQQSSVTPHVGQPGTSSDQFSTNRPSGQFGVAPGVATPVNPAASALKPIPAADAVQPSTFAEAKPAPAPVTESAPDHKSLVASLLTLPILGGAAGGTGSIGNLAELWAASRETGARIDTKRPDLGESADDGLEGTETNLVTMGTFLANSGTDVTQVAAAQFETPVNVLVADDNTIVPVETQQAPDGTVQARLLTTPQSASPTLLGTASLPGVSDIVYWLVYNPVHQIGQQIWVVSPIGSTVAGVINQVTGVYLIGNGADGTIDNPDGGRGGLLFGDGGKGLDGTAYGVAGGKGGNAGWIGDGGAGGDGWAGLDGGAGGKGGTLMGIGGAGGDGGAAIGGAAAGNGGDGGKGLGWLFAVGGDGGRGGNGLSGVNGQDGDWSLDLGNGYGNGQDGGQGGRGGDGGKGGNAVNFLFAQGGNGGDAGTGGGGGEGGKGADGDATHVVGGTGGYGGDGGGGTAGAGGVGGTGTGWLFGLFGSNGASGSGATVGGGGKGGDGGAGYAVGGGVAGAGGIGGAGGQADATGVGRGGGGGGGGGGAELGAGVTGGATGGQGGAGGAGSAAERGGQGGAGGSATIIETAGGDASGTAKGGQGGAGGDGGAPGSAGGKGGRGGDADITGDGGTATGVATGGAGGDSIGTGRGGQGGKGIVTGTSGGTASANDVDPITGMTGATGGRGGDGVAGGRGGDGGVGDVTTNNGSASGWAKGGDGGTGTGAGSTGGTGGEGWVQAGLGSPGGGTAAGGARGGDGGDANNGGTGGTGNWGGILSYGVGSSATGTATGGSGGDASAAGASGGKGGTGYISAPGDGAIASGTAKGGDGGDGLGGDGGAGEQGWVYAYSGSTVLDGSATGGDGGDGGVNASDGSKGGKGGTGGQALVGADGGGQATGTGKGGKGGDGGNAAVAQPGGNGGDAGKGEVFASGGNVAGTQASGSATGGDGGDSVGTGNGGAGGKGYVLGKDGGTAAATTVNPATGLTGAVGGRGGDGIAGGQGGAGGEGDVTATGGSSTGWAQGGDGGQGTGVGSTGGAGGEGFVQAGYVDPGGTSTGGARGGDGGDASNGGIGGGGGNGGVLSDTTASATGSATGGAGGDASAAAAHGGGGGFGFLYGLGADAQASGTAAGGDGGQGRGGDGGAGEQGWITAEAGSTVLNGSSTGGDGGDGGLNASDGSKGGAGGKGGQALVGANGTGQATGTAKGGTGGAGGDAATGQPGGKGGDAGKADIYASGGNVAGTQAGGSATGGDGGDSVGTGKGGTGGMAYVLGQNGGKASATGVDPVTQLTGAIGGAGGAGSAGGTGGTGGFGQVVSKGAASTATGSARGGAGGTGSNGGLAGNGGFAEVYTDGANSKASGHAVGGQGGDATASSGADGVTARDGGAGGAGRIMAGGEGRAYGNSSDPTSATNAGASKVGATASGTGTGGKGGTGSSGGRGGSGANGGLFAWTDGSTASGDGLGGNGGAGSGAQSVGGNAGSGSVQVGYTDDFGTPRGGVGGTASGTATGGDGGDALNAGSKGGAGGAGTVLVGSNTNTAANPVPSVGGNASGEAKGGRGGDGKNGGTGGAGALGQIYAGGSNTSASGKGFGGDGGVGDGTTKTGGAGGNGVVSTHRQSAATSAADGIARGGNGGLNGGSTGRGGAATVSVTQAGGKVTGGEARGANAAGALGGGAGLVQAGGGTITNSKALAGQSSDTAVGGAATVQATGAGSTVTGSTANGGNAATGTDGVNGAGGAATVTAAAGGALSSSTATGGNGGIGRGGAGGNGGAATIQSSGAGVAVDQATSTAGNGGDGGHNGGAVGGNGGTGGASTYGLTAGSSTGVTNSGGNGGQGGDGGQPGPQGNGNGGKGGNGGIGGSLTGHVGHGGNGTNGGNGGPTGTPGTAGQNGSNDQT from the coding sequence ATGGCAAATATCGGTAAGCGTCGTGCCCAGGTAATCGCCGCGGCGGCAGGTATCAGCATTGTTCTCTTGGGCGGCGGCCACGGCTCGGCCAACGCCGATCCGTCGACCAGCGGTCCCGGATCCTTCGGCGGCGGCGGGGGCCAGTTCGGCGGTGGGGCGAGCCCCGATAGCGGCGGCGGAATGTCGGGCGGTGCCGGTGGGAGCCTGTGGTCGCCACCCGCGCCGCAGGCGCCGATCCAGCAGGCGCCGATCCAGCAAGCGCCAATCCAGCAGGCGCCGGCTCCGGCGGTCCCGGCTCCCGCGCAGCAGGATCCGATAGTCCCGCCGCCCGTCGTTCCGCAGGCGCCAGTGGATCCGCCGGTGTCGTCTGTGCAACCGGACGCGAACCCTCCCCAGAACGTGGCGCCGGTCTATCCGGCACCGGGAACACCGGCGCCCGCGGTGCCGAAGACCAATGTCGTCCCGAGATCCCCGCTGCCGTCGACGGGATTGCCGGGCCAACCCCTCGGCTCGACGAATCCGGCACAGCCGGGTCTCGGACAGGTGCCCGGCACGCCGTCGACGCAGCAGTCGTCGGTGACGCCGCATGTGGGTCAGCCGGGCACGTCCTCGGATCAGTTCTCGACCAATCGTCCGTCGGGGCAATTCGGTGTCGCGCCCGGTGTGGCGACGCCGGTCAACCCGGCGGCCTCGGCATTGAAGCCGATTCCCGCGGCCGACGCCGTGCAACCCTCCACGTTTGCCGAAGCGAAACCGGCGCCCGCCCCGGTGACCGAGTCCGCCCCCGACCACAAGTCACTCGTCGCGTCGTTGCTGACGTTGCCGATTCTCGGCGGTGCCGCCGGCGGCACCGGCAGCATCGGCAACCTCGCCGAACTCTGGGCGGCCAGTCGCGAGACGGGCGCCCGCATCGACACGAAGCGCCCCGATCTCGGCGAGTCGGCCGACGACGGCCTCGAGGGCACCGAGACGAATCTCGTGACGATGGGGACGTTCCTCGCGAACTCCGGTACCGACGTCACCCAGGTCGCCGCGGCCCAGTTCGAGACACCGGTCAACGTCCTCGTGGCCGACGACAACACGATCGTGCCGGTCGAGACGCAGCAGGCGCCGGACGGAACCGTCCAGGCCCGCCTGCTCACCACGCCGCAGTCCGCGAGTCCCACGTTGCTGGGAACGGCGTCGCTGCCCGGCGTGTCCGACATCGTCTACTGGCTCGTGTACAACCCGGTGCACCAGATCGGCCAGCAGATCTGGGTGGTCAGCCCCATCGGCTCGACCGTCGCCGGGGTCATCAACCAGGTAACCGGCGTCTACCTGATCGGCAACGGAGCCGACGGCACGATCGACAACCCCGACGGCGGTCGTGGCGGCCTGCTCTTCGGTGACGGCGGCAAGGGCCTCGACGGCACCGCCTATGGAGTCGCCGGTGGTAAGGGCGGCAACGCCGGCTGGATCGGCGACGGCGGCGCGGGCGGAGACGGCTGGGCCGGCCTCGACGGAGGGGCGGGTGGCAAGGGCGGCACGCTGATGGGCATCGGCGGTGCAGGGGGCGACGGCGGTGCCGCGATCGGTGGAGCGGCCGCCGGAAACGGCGGCGACGGAGGCAAGGGCTTGGGCTGGCTGTTCGCCGTGGGCGGCGACGGCGGCCGCGGCGGCAACGGGCTGAGCGGTGTCAACGGCCAGGACGGCGACTGGAGCCTCGACCTCGGCAACGGCTACGGCAACGGCCAGGACGGCGGCCAAGGAGGCCGCGGCGGCGACGGTGGCAAGGGCGGCAACGCCGTCAACTTCCTGTTCGCCCAGGGCGGCAACGGCGGCGATGCCGGAACAGGTGGCGGTGGCGGTGAAGGCGGTAAGGGTGCTGACGGCGACGCCACCCACGTCGTCGGCGGCACCGGCGGCTATGGCGGCGACGGCGGCGGGGGAACCGCCGGAGCGGGCGGCGTCGGGGGCACCGGCACCGGCTGGTTGTTCGGCCTCTTCGGCAGCAACGGGGCATCGGGCTCCGGCGCGACCGTCGGCGGCGGAGGCAAGGGTGGCGACGGCGGTGCCGGGTATGCGGTGGGCGGCGGTGTCGCCGGAGCCGGCGGCATCGGCGGTGCCGGCGGCCAAGCCGACGCGACCGGTGTCGGACGCGGCGGTGGCGGTGGCGGCGGTGGTGGTGGTGCCGAACTCGGCGCTGGCGTTACCGGCGGTGCCACCGGCGGCCAGGGCGGGGCGGGCGGTGCCGGATCGGCGGCCGAGCGCGGCGGCCAGGGCGGCGCCGGAGGTAGCGCGACGATCATCGAGACCGCTGGCGGCGACGCCTCCGGTACCGCGAAGGGCGGTCAGGGCGGTGCCGGCGGCGACGGTGGTGCGCCGGGTAGCGCCGGCGGCAAGGGCGGCCGGGGCGGCGACGCGGACATCACGGGCGACGGCGGTACCGCGACCGGCGTGGCGACCGGAGGTGCCGGCGGTGATTCCATCGGCACCGGACGCGGTGGTCAGGGCGGCAAGGGCATCGTGACCGGTACGAGTGGCGGTACGGCGTCGGCCAACGACGTCGACCCGATCACCGGAATGACCGGGGCCACCGGTGGTCGCGGCGGCGATGGAGTCGCCGGCGGCCGGGGCGGCGACGGTGGCGTCGGTGACGTGACGACCAACAACGGTTCGGCGAGCGGCTGGGCCAAGGGCGGCGACGGTGGAACCGGAACCGGAGCCGGCAGTACCGGCGGTACGGGCGGCGAGGGCTGGGTGCAGGCCGGTTTGGGCAGCCCCGGTGGCGGCACCGCGGCCGGTGGGGCCCGCGGCGGTGACGGCGGCGATGCGAACAACGGCGGAACCGGTGGCACCGGCAATTGGGGTGGAATCCTGAGCTACGGGGTGGGTTCGTCGGCGACGGGTACGGCCACGGGCGGTAGCGGCGGCGACGCGTCCGCCGCGGGCGCATCCGGCGGCAAGGGCGGCACCGGCTACATCAGCGCTCCCGGTGACGGCGCTATTGCGTCGGGAACCGCGAAGGGTGGCGACGGTGGCGACGGCCTCGGTGGCGACGGCGGTGCCGGCGAGCAGGGGTGGGTGTATGCCTACTCGGGATCGACGGTGCTCGACGGTTCGGCGACCGGCGGTGACGGCGGCGACGGCGGTGTCAACGCGTCTGACGGTTCGAAGGGCGGCAAGGGCGGTACCGGCGGCCAGGCGCTGGTCGGCGCTGACGGCGGGGGTCAGGCGACCGGCACCGGCAAGGGCGGCAAGGGTGGTGACGGCGGCAATGCCGCGGTCGCCCAGCCCGGCGGAAACGGCGGTGATGCGGGCAAGGGTGAGGTTTTTGCCAGCGGCGGCAACGTGGCCGGAACCCAGGCCAGTGGTTCCGCGACCGGTGGTGACGGCGGTGACTCGGTCGGCACCGGCAATGGTGGTGCGGGCGGCAAGGGCTATGTGCTGGGCAAGGACGGCGGCACTGCCGCGGCGACCACGGTGAATCCGGCGACGGGTTTGACCGGTGCGGTTGGTGGCCGTGGTGGTGACGGTATCGCCGGTGGTCAGGGTGGCGCCGGTGGTGAGGGTGACGTGACGGCCACCGGTGGTTCGTCGACCGGCTGGGCGCAGGGCGGTGATGGCGGCCAGGGCACTGGTGTCGGCAGCACCGGTGGTGCCGGCGGTGAAGGGTTTGTCCAGGCGGGATACGTGGATCCGGGCGGAACGTCGACTGGCGGAGCCCGCGGCGGCGACGGCGGTGATGCGTCGAACGGCGGCATCGGCGGCGGTGGCGGTAACGGCGGGGTTCTCTCCGATACGACTGCGTCGGCGACCGGCTCGGCGACCGGCGGTGCCGGTGGTGATGCTTCTGCCGCGGCTGCTCATGGTGGCGGCGGCGGTTTTGGTTTCCTCTATGGTCTCGGTGCCGACGCGCAGGCGTCGGGCACGGCCGCGGGTGGTGACGGCGGTCAGGGTCGCGGCGGCGATGGTGGTGCCGGCGAACAGGGCTGGATCACCGCCGAGGCCGGGTCGACGGTGCTCAACGGTTCGTCGACCGGCGGTGACGGTGGCGACGGCGGTCTGAACGCCTCGGACGGTTCGAAGGGTGGCGCCGGTGGCAAGGGCGGCCAGGCGCTCGTCGGTGCGAATGGCACGGGCCAGGCCACTGGAACGGCCAAGGGCGGCACGGGCGGTGCCGGTGGTGACGCGGCAACCGGTCAGCCCGGTGGCAAGGGCGGCGATGCCGGGAAGGCCGACATCTATGCCAGCGGCGGCAACGTGGCCGGAACCCAAGCCGGCGGTTCCGCGACCGGTGGTGACGGCGGTGACTCAGTCGGCACCGGGAAAGGCGGAACCGGTGGCATGGCCTACGTTCTCGGACAGAACGGCGGTAAGGCTTCGGCCACCGGTGTCGACCCGGTGACCCAGCTGACCGGAGCCATCGGCGGAGCCGGTGGCGCGGGAAGCGCGGGTGGTACCGGCGGCACCGGCGGCTTCGGCCAGGTCGTTTCCAAGGGTGCTGCCAGCACCGCGACCGGCAGCGCCCGAGGCGGCGCGGGTGGCACCGGATCGAACGGCGGGTTGGCGGGAAACGGTGGTTTCGCCGAGGTCTATACCGACGGGGCCAACAGCAAGGCGTCGGGTCACGCGGTCGGCGGACAGGGTGGCGACGCGACCGCGAGTTCTGGAGCAGACGGCGTCACGGCCCGGGACGGTGGCGCGGGTGGAGCCGGCCGAATCATGGCGGGTGGCGAAGGCCGGGCCTACGGCAATTCGAGCGACCCGACGTCGGCAACCAATGCCGGAGCATCGAAGGTCGGGGCTACGGCGAGCGGTACCGGCACCGGTGGCAAGGGCGGCACGGGATCGAGTGGCGGCCGGGGCGGCAGCGGCGCCAACGGCGGCCTCTTCGCGTGGACCGACGGGAGCACGGCGTCGGGTGACGGCCTTGGCGGCAATGGAGGCGCGGGCAGCGGTGCCCAGAGTGTCGGCGGAAACGCCGGTAGCGGCTCGGTCCAAGTCGGCTATACCGACGACTTCGGGACACCTCGCGGCGGCGTCGGCGGAACGGCCAGTGGCACCGCGACCGGCGGCGACGGCGGCGACGCACTGAATGCGGGAAGCAAGGGCGGCGCGGGTGGTGCGGGAACCGTCCTCGTCGGCTCGAACACCAACACGGCGGCCAATCCGGTTCCCAGCGTCGGCGGCAACGCCTCGGGTGAAGCCAAAGGCGGCCGCGGCGGAGATGGAAAGAACGGCGGTACCGGCGGTGCCGGCGCGCTCGGCCAGATCTATGCCGGCGGGAGCAACACCTCTGCGAGCGGGAAGGGATTTGGCGGCGACGGCGGCGTCGGTGACGGCACCACCAAGACCGGTGGCGCGGGCGGCAACGGCGTGGTCTCGACGCATAGGCAGTCGGCTGCGACAAGCGCGGCCGACGGCATCGCGCGCGGCGGCAACGGCGGCCTGAACGGTGGGTCCACCGGCAGAGGCGGCGCCGCGACGGTGAGTGTGACCCAGGCCGGTGGAAAGGTGACCGGTGGCGAGGCGCGCGGCGCCAATGCGGCGGGCGCTCTTGGCGGCGGAGCTGGGCTGGTCCAAGCGGGCGGTGGGACCATCACGAACAGCAAGGCACTCGCCGGGCAGAGTAGCGATACCGCGGTCGGCGGGGCCGCGACCGTCCAGGCCACCGGAGCTGGCTCTACGGTCACCGGCAGCACCGCCAATGGGGGCAACGCGGCCACCGGTACCGATGGCGTCAACGGCGCCGGAGGCGCCGCGACGGTCACGGCTGCGGCGGGCGGAGCCCTCAGCTCCTCGACCGCGACGGGCGGCAATGGCGGGATCGGTCGCGGCGGCGCGGGCGGGAACGGCGGAGCGGCGACGATCCAATCGTCTGGTGCGGGTGTCGCCGTCGATCAGGCGACGTCGACGGCTGGCAACGGCGGCGACGGCGGGCACAACGGTGGTGCGGTCGGCGGCAACGGAGGTACCGGCGGGGCCAGTACCTACGGGCTCACGGCGGGATCGTCGACCGGTGTCACCAATTCCGGCGGCAACGGCGGTCAGGGTGGCGACGGCGGCCAACCGGGCCCGCAGGGCAACGGGAACGGCGGCAAGGGTGGCAACGGCGGTATCGGCGGTAGCCTGACCGGCCACGTCGGTCACGGTGGCAACGGAACGAACGGTGGCAACGGCGGTCCCACCGGCACGCCGGGGACGGCTGGCCAGAACGGGAGCAATGATCAGACCTGA
- a CDS encoding DUF3558 domain-containing protein, whose protein sequence is MTKHIRRWVFALVAVAAIVGLAGCSIPGRTQPKGAPDSQEPGHVNTDQFDKLTLECQILSPQQIGKAMGGYAPSPGFNGAICRWTLPGPTTVTFNWFEWGNVAAEQRTAKKMGYETENIKINGSSAVQQTKPGRSICGVTAKAPSRGVYTWFVESPGQTPVDPCTGAKKLMEMVLKTSA, encoded by the coding sequence ATGACTAAACATATTCGACGGTGGGTTTTCGCCCTCGTGGCAGTGGCCGCGATCGTGGGTCTGGCCGGTTGCTCGATCCCGGGCCGCACGCAGCCGAAGGGCGCCCCTGATTCGCAGGAACCCGGGCACGTCAACACCGACCAGTTCGACAAACTCACCCTGGAATGCCAGATCCTCTCGCCGCAGCAGATCGGCAAAGCGATGGGCGGATACGCGCCCTCGCCCGGATTTAACGGGGCGATCTGCCGCTGGACCCTGCCCGGCCCGACGACGGTGACTTTCAACTGGTTCGAATGGGGCAACGTCGCCGCCGAGCAGCGCACCGCGAAGAAGATGGGTTACGAGACCGAGAACATCAAGATCAACGGCAGCTCGGCGGTACAGCAGACCAAACCAGGCCGCAGTATCTGCGGCGTGACCGCCAAGGCCCCCAGCCGCGGCGTCTACACCTGGTTCGTCGAATCGCCCGGACAAACGCCCGTCGATCCCTGCACCGGCGCCAAGAAGCTCATGGAAATGGTGCTGAAGACGAGCGCGTAG